The DNA window TTAATAGATTGTCCTTCTTTTAATAAAGCTATTTGATTTTCATAAGCATCGAATTCTGCCCAAACGGTATTAAAATTTGCGATTTTATATAATGGTTGACCCTGTTTTACATAGTCACCTTCTTCTACCATTTTATGAATTACAGTCCCAGAAACCGTTGCAAACACCGGAAAGTTCTCTTGTACCTTTCCAGCGTTTTCAATAGCGTTAATTTGCTTTTCTGAAAGTTTCCATAGCTTAAGTTTATTTCTCACAGCTTTGTAAAGTTCCGGCTGTGATTCTTTTAGAGATGAAGCTGTAAGCAATTCTTGCTGTGCGGCAACTAACTCTGGTGAGTAAATGGTTGCTAAACGTTGTCCTGCACCAACACGTTCTCCAGTAGAATTAACATAAAGTTTTTCAATTCTTCCACCAAAATAAGTGACTTGTACTGCATTAGACTCTTCGTTAGTCATAATCTTACCAGACAACTTTAACGAATTATCTTCCATTTGTCCTTGTCCCACAACAGATGTTTGGATATTAGCCAAAGCCATCGCATTTTCGGTCATTTTAATTTCGTTGGCATTAAGACCATCAGCACCAGTATCAGCAGGGATTAATTCCATCCCACAAATGGGACAATCACCTGGCTCATTTTTCATAATTTGAGGGTGCATAGAACAAGTCCACATTTGGTCAGAAGCAATTTCTTCTGAATGCTCGTGGTTATCTTTAAGATTATTTGTCGCCTTATCCGCAGAATTTCCACCGAATATTAGAAAGCCGCCTAACAGGCCAACAATCAATGCAACACCTATATAAATGGTGTTTTTATTCATAATATTTATTTTTTAGTTTTTGTCTTTTTATTTATTTTTCTAACAGTAGGCGAACTTGTATACCAAAGTAAAAACCCGCTGAGTACTGTTATTAATCCTAAAAGTGAAAAAGCTCTTAGAACTATTGTATTAAAATTGTCTCGCCCTTGATAATCCATCGTATGCGTCATCCAGAGAAAGTCAAACCAGCGCCAATCTCGATGACGTACTGTTTGAAAAGCTCCATTTTCAATTGCCACATAAGCCTTAAGATTTTCATCAGTTTTATATGAAATCTCATAAGCTGGCAATGGTCTTCCGCGATACTCGTGATGATCGCCTACAGTTTCAATCCTTTGTATTTTATCAAATTCTAGATCAGCCAACATATAGCGCTCTGCTACTTTAATTGCTTCCTGTTCTGTAAGTTCACCTTTCTTTTCTCCTGTAAGTGCATTATAAAGTGTTGCTTCATTAATCCAATAATAAGGTTTGTTATCAATTTCTAATAGCTCTAAAGATTTAATGCTTTGCTCATTTTCTAACTCAGATGTAGCAATCAAGTTATTAAATGCTGTTTGTTCTGTAATTTCTTTTTTAAATTGGTCACCGTGAATCTCATCAATATCCGTCCAACTGAAATACATTCCACTAATAGTCCACATCAAAAATTGAATACCTAAAAAGAAGCCCAAATAACGATGTGCTTTTCTAATTTTTATTGCTGTCTTTCTTTTTACCATTTTAATTTACTTCAAATGGAAATTCAACAACAACCTTCTCCCAACTCAAACTCATTGTACCTGATACATCGGAAGTCTTTATTATCTTATATTCTAAATGTTCCTGAACTTCTTCGGAAATTTTAGGGGTTACTTTAAATTGCAATACATCATCTTTCTCGTCATATTCATCTTTCCCGTGTTGATCCCAATTGGTATTGAAAATGATTGTCCATTCTTCCTCATTAGGAATTACAAAAAATCCGTATTTGCCAGCTTTGAACTCTTTTCCTTCAATGGTTAAATCTTTATTGGTTTCTAACCAAGTTGCATTATGTGCGCCAGCTTGCCACACCTGATTGTAAGCCAACAATCCACCAAATATTATTCTATCTCTAACTCCAGGTGATGAATAGTCGATATGAATATGAGCATCACCTATCATTGCCATAGTTGAAGTATGTGGACTTAATATTTTCTTTGACGGCTTTGATGTAGTTTCAGTTTGTGATTGCTCTGGAATTATTTTGGTTTCTTTTTTATCTTGCTTACAAGACGTAAAAAGAAGAGCGCATAACAATAGAGTAAAAAGAATTCGTAGTTTCATGTGTTTATATTTATTGTTTTTCAATGGTTACATGGTACATCCATTTAATTATTCCCTTGGGTATCAGGGTTTAGTTATAGATGTTTCATATGATTTTATTTTTTATTTCTTGAAGAAGAATGTGTTTTAATGATTTTCCATTTTTCATCTATTTTCTTTAGAATGGAAGTTGCCACTCCTTTCTTAGCTATAGTTCTACTTTCACCTTCCTCATTGGGTTTTAATACAATGGTATAAACATACGTTTCTGTTGTAAACGCATAAATGCCATCAACCTGAACATCGATTTCATAATCTGAAAATGTAAAGTTTTTAAAGTGTCCCAATTCTGGGCCTAAATGATGCTCTATGTAATGTGCATAGGTGCCTTCTACACCTCCTGATTCAAACACCTTGGAATCTTCTGTGAACAATTCAAATGTTCCCTCGATCGTTAAGTTTTGTAATGCATCTTTGTAGGCTTTCATTACTGTTAATACTGCTTCATAATCGCTAGTACTGTTTTTTTTAGTTTGCCCATTTGTGACCGTTACAAAAAGAATCATTATTAGTGTTGTTGTTTTTAGGGTATTCATAAATTCAATTTTAAGTTATTATAATTGTCTTCTATTTTCTTAACTAAATATTTGTAGTATTAATGCTCCAATAACAATTACTGCAATGATTGTATATAATATATAATTAAACCACTTTTTTAGGTTAGTCTGTTTTGTTTTTTTGCCACATCCACTTTTACAACATTCTTTCATTAATCTTGTTAGTTTCTATAATTTAATTAAAGCAATTCAACTTATTAAATAATACCTGAGAATGAGAAGCTTGCAACTAAAACTATTTTACATCAAAAATGCTTACTTCTCATAATCAAGTACTCTTCACTAAACTTCTCCTTTTCAAAAGTTTTTATTTGCCTGACACAGGAAGAGAGAGGGATACTGATGATTTAATTATAGGGATTTATTCTCTCTCCTATGTTCAGGCTGCTATTAACCAAATCAACTTTTTTTTCAATTATCTTGTGCCTAATAAGGGAAGGGATTTACATATACCATAACATTACACCCTTCCCGAACTAGGACTTTTATAGAACCATAAAAAGTAAATTTTCAACTTATAAACTTTCAACAATGAAAAGTTCTATTTCTTCTTTATGAAATTGATATCTCATTGATTTCCCATTTGAGCTTACTCTAATTGGTAATCTCCTTTTGCACTTTTCCACATTTAAGCATTTTGTTACCATAGTATGGATTTCTTACTTCATCACTTATACTTAACCAAGCACTACCTTTATCGTACATTGGACAAAACTGTTGGTAGAGTGTGTTTTCAGTTCCTGTAATAGCAATCATGTCAGTTATGTCTTTGCTTAATGTTTTGAAATGCTCTCTTTGATGATCGAGTTCACTTTTTGCAATATGCTCTGCGTGTTCCATTGCATCTTCAATAATTTCGACAAGCTCCATTTGTTCTTCACCTGTATAGGCAGTTTTATCAAAGGCTTTAAAAGAGTTTACTAATTTAGAACCAGCTTCAGCTGCTTTTTTTGCATCATCTGCTACTAATGCGTCTTTTAAATTGAAGTAATCGGTAAGGATTACTTCTGCTTTAGCATCATTATTTTTCTTCATTTTACTATGTTCCATTTTACTATGATCATGATTATGTCCATCTTGTGCATAAGTAAAAGATACTGCTAACAATAGCATTGCTGCTATACTCATTTTTAAGTTTTTCATTTTTTAGATTTTAAATATTAATTATAAACTGTCTTTTAATTTTGTGACCCAATTGATTATTTCTTTTGTTTCTGCTTCTGAAAACTTTGCATCTTTATGAATCAAGGTGTAAGAGTCCAAAGGCATTTCATCACTTTCAATCTGTTTGATAATAGACCGTAACTTGCTTTTCTTTCTTCGACTGGATAAAGAATCCCATTCGTTGAAGTTGAGTTCAGTTTTTCCTTCTTTAATATGATCTTCTAAAAACCAAGCAACGGGTTGAATCCTATTATACCAAGGATATTGGGTGTTATTACTGTGGCAATCATAGCAGGATACCTGTATCTTTTTTTGAATAGTTTCTGGAACATTATTAACCAGCATAAAATCGGTAGAAGGAACAGTATCACTTTGGTTGCGTGTTGTGGGAATAAACTGAATTCCAACTAACGCTATCAATAAAACCAATGCTATGATCTTTACTACCTTCATTTAGTTAATCTCTTTTTGCACCTTACCACATTTCAACATTTTGCTTCCATAGTAAGGGTTTTTAACATCTTTACTCATACTTAGCCAAGCGCTTCCGCCATCATACATTGGGCAAAACTGTTCATATAAAGTGTCTTCTGTTCCTGTAATAGCAACCATATCAGTTACATCTTTACTCAATATTTTGAAATGCTCACGTTGGTGGGCTATATCACTTTCAGAAATATGCTCTGCGTGCTCTACTGCATCTTCAATAATATCCTTTAAATCGGCTTTTTGTGTATCTGAAAAATTTGATGAAACATCAAGATTCTCTAAACTCGTTGCTAGAGTTGCACCAAGGTCTTTGGCCTTAGCATTATCATCTGATACTAGAGCATCTTTAAGATTGAAGTAGTCATTTAAAATGGTTTGGGAATTACCCTCTCCACCCATCGCCATTTCTTTTTTATTGCCATCGTGATGACCATCGGTATTATCGTGGTTCATTTCTGAATGGTCTTCTTTTGCACTTTTCTCATCTTGTTTATTGTCTTTGCAAGATGTCACTGTAAAGCTTACAAGTGCTATTGCTATAATCCCTATTGATAATTTTGATTTTTTCATTTTGTTATAATTTAAGTTTGTGTTTATTAATTGTTATTACTGATTTTTGATAAGTGTCTTATAATTTTTCAATGACGTTTTTCAGCATTGCTGTTATTTCACTAGCAACATCATTCAATTTTTCGTTTTCCACAGCCTGCATTGATGCCATTGGGTTTACAGCTGCAACTTCGATGACGCCAGCTTCAATTTCCTGTACTATGACATTGCAGGGCAACATCGTTCCAATTTTATCTTCCGCTTGCAAAGCTTTATGTGCATAAGGCGGATTGCAAGCCCCAAGTATCCTATACTTTTTAAAGTCTATATCCAGTTTTTTCTTTAGGGTTTTTGTTACATCAATTTCTGTAAGGATTCCAAAACCTTCTTCCTTTAATCCTTGTGTCACTTTCTCGATGACCTCTTCAAAAGTTCCATTGATTGTCTTATTAAAATAATAGTTCATCTTTTTATTTTTTAGTTATTTAAAATCTTGCTAATAGTCCACCACCCAATCCATATCGGTTATTGTAGTTAGCTTGGATTGAAAAATTACGCGAAAGAATGTATGCAACCCCTACTAACCATTGTGTTTCACTTTCAAATGATTTGTTATTCTCTAAATCATTGACCCATCCAAAATCTGCTCTGTATTCGTATTCGCCTTCCAGAAAAATTCTTGGAAAAATCAATAATTCTCTGTCCAAACGTATTCTTGGGCGTAGCTGATGGTCCATACTCACATCTACATTAAATCTATAAGGTGTAAAATATTTTACACCAACCAATCCTACGGTATTAAATGTATCGTAAGAATCTGGTGTTGACGTTTCGGTATTTACTCCTGCATAAACACGTACCCAATCGTTCAGATACCTATTATAACTTATTTCGGCTTCAAGATTTTGGTCGTAATCGAACTCTGTTCTCAAACCAAATTCATTTCGGATATTGCTCGACGTTAAAAAGAGTTCATTAAAATTTGAACCTGCACGAGCCAATCCCCACGAATAATAATGGTCTGTCTCATCGATAAGTTTCTGAACTGGGTAATCTTCCATTCTTTCATCCCTTGGGGTATCGTAACTAAACACTCTTGCCATACCACCCATCATATGGTACAATACGTGACAATGAAAGAACCAATCGCCATACTCTTCGTTATAAAATTCAATAATAACTTTCTGCATTGGTGGTACGTTCACTGTATGCTTTAATGGTGAGCGTTCGCCATTTTCGTTGATGACCCTGAAGTAATGACCGTGCAAGTGCATTGGATGGTGCATCATAGTTAAGTTATTCAACGTAATTCTGGTTACCTCGCCTCCTTTTATATTTATCTTATCGGTTTCTGATAATGGCACACCATTCATACTCCACACATAGCGATTCATATTGCCTGTTAGGTTAAGTAGCAGTTCATTTACCGGTAAATCTGCCCTAAATTCGGTTTTTTCTTTTGCCTCTAAAAAATCATAGTTGAAGTAGGTCTTTCGCTCTTCATAATCAAAAGAAGTAGAATCCTTCTGCATCATTGGCATATTGTGCATATGACCTTCCATTTTATTTGATGCTCCATTATGGCTCATTGACATCGAGTCTTTTTTCATTCCCATTGTATCATCCATCTTCATATCCATTTGGTCATTCATTTTGCCATCTTTCATCGACATCTTATCGTTCATCCCCATTTTCATCTCGCCGTCCTTCATATTCATCTTCATTCCATACTTCTGCATTAAAACTTCGGGTGTATTCTTCTTCTTGTTTCCAACCATTGCAGGTGCTCCCATTTTCATATCCATTGTTGCCATTTGCTTCATCATCGCTACCTTATCAGGTCTATCAATTCTTTTGGCTGGGTAAAGAGTGCCATTACCTAACTGTATAGAGGTATGACCTGAACCATCTTGAGCGGTTGCGGTAATTTCTATGGTTCCTTCCGGAATAGTGATAATTACATCATACGTTTCGGCTATGCCAAAGAGAAATCTGCTTTTGGAAACGGGTTGCACATCAACACCATCACTGGAAACCAACATTGGGTTACCTCCGCCAAAGTCCATCCAATAATAGGTAGAAGCCGATGCGTTGATAAAGCGAAGCCTTACTTTTTCGCCAGCCGTAAATTCTGGATACTCTGCCAGTTTTTTACCGTTGGACAAAAATGCGGGGTAATAAATGTCAGCAATATCAGCTCCTTCCATACGGTCTCTCCAAAATTTAAGTTGAGCACCAAATGCACCTTCTGAAATGACTCTACTTAATGGCACTGCTGTACCTTTTTTAACTTGATACCACTCGTTACCTCTTTTAAGGTTTCGTAATATATTCATTGGTTTTTCATTGGTCCAATCTGACAATACCACGACTAAATCTTTATCATATCCCAATGTTTTTTCTTCTGGTTGAATGACAATAGACCCATAAACACCTTTTTGTTCTTGTAGCATTGTGTGGGAATGGTACCAATATGTTCCCGATTGATTGATTGGAATTCTGTACTGAAATGTTGTGCCAGGCTTTATTGGTGGTGTGGTTAAATAGGGAACGCCATCGTAAAAGTTGGGAAGTATCAATCCGTGCCAATGCACTGAAGTTTCTTGATCCATTTTATTGGTAACATTTATTATGGCAAGGTCTCCTTCATTAAATTCCAAAACAGGTCCAGGAATACTACCATTGATGGTCATTGCATTGGCAGTAACACCACCAAGTGTCATTTCATTTTTCTCTATAGTAAGGTTGTATTCCTTTATTATTCGTCCTTCTTCGTTTCTGTCCTCACCGTTTGTCCCTACTTGGGCAAATGTGTATGGGGCCAATAATAATAGAAGAATTGTATTAATTGTTTTCATTTTATTTATTTACTAAATAATTTATTAAAGCAGACTCGAGATAGTATCCTTTAGTGGATTCTATTAAATTGATTTGAAATTTGAGTTGTAACTCTTGCACATCCAGCACATCATTAAAATCAATAGTACCAGTCTCATAATTCTTAATAAGAATCTCTTCTGCATCGTTAGCCTGCTTTAAATTATCGGTCTGAACATTAAACATAATCCTAGTTGAATTTCGATTGTATTGAGCTTGTGCCAAGAGTGTTTCAAGTTTGTTTAACCTATCTTCCTTTTGAGAATTTATTTCTAATTGTTTTAGCTCATTTTGTTTTGTGATAGACTTATATTTATTATTAAAAATTGGGATAGAAATTGAAACCATAGGCATTACAATGTCTTTTCCATTATCAATGAAACTCATATCTGGACGTTCTGACACAGGCACATAATCCAAACCAAAACCAATATTGGGGGCACTCTCTTTTTGGTTCAATAATTCGGCTTCTTCAATAGATTCATATAATTTATCGTACTTAATAAGTTCTGGATTAAGCTGAAGGTTGTCAGTCAAAACAAGCACGTCCTCTTCTGGAACTATCATTTGATTTACTACCACTACAGCAATATTTTCATCACGATTTAAGAGATTATTGAATACCGCTTGCTCCGCCAAATAATCTTGTTCTAACACTTCTTTTTGCTGAACCAATTCGTTCTGTCTAATCTGAAGCCGAAGCACATCAACCGCAGATGCTTTGCCAACCTCTAATGAGGTTAATGCAAGGCGTTCATAGGTTTCCAAGAGCTCAATGTTTTCATCTAGAACAAGCTGTTTCGCCCGTATGGCATACAGTTTATAATAGGACTGTGATACCGATAGTGCCAGTTTTCTTTTAGCAATTGTTATGTCCATATATTGAGTTTCCGCAACAGAACTTGCATAGTTCTCTCTAGCTGTGATGGTGCCAAACCAAGGCAACATTTGTTTTACAGAAAACCGTGCACGTTGTGCTCCTGTTCGTGTTTCGGGTTCACTTACAAAATAACCTGCGCTTACTTCTGTATTAGGGAATGTGTTTACCTCGTTTACCTTTTCTTCAGCTATATTATAGCGTAATTCAAAAGCTTGAATTTCAGGATTGTTCTTTTCTGCTTCCTGAATATAGGATGCTAAATCTTGTGCATTTACTTCCGCGAAAGCGAAAAAAACAAGTCCTATTAAAATTATATATCTCATTTTGTCGCTCTTTTTAATTGAAATTCTTGTTTCCAGCTAAATAAGACTGGTACAACAAACAGGGTTACAAGTGCAATTAACATCCCCCCAAATGATGGAATTGCCATTGGAATCATGATATCACTACCTCTGCCTGTTGACGTTAATACTGGTAACAGTGCAAGAATGGTAGTTGCTGTTGTCATTAAACATGGACGTATTCGTTTTTCTCCTGCCTCCACTACAGATGCCCTTATTTCCTGTTTTGTTTCTGGTGTATTTCTATCGAAGGTTTGGGTCAGATAAGTTGCCATAACCACACCATCATCGGTTGCAATACCGAAAAGGGCGATAAAACCAACCCAAACGGCGACACTTAAATTAATGGTGTGCATTTGAAATAGGTCTCGTAAATTCTCCCCAAAAAAGTTGAAGTTTAAGAACCAATCTTGACCATAAAACCAAATCATTAAAAACCCTCCAGCAAAAGCCACAGCAATTCCCGTGAATACCATTAATGATGTGCCAACGGATCGGAACTGGAAATAGAGAATAAGAAAAATTATTGCTAGAGCCAGAGGCACAACGACACCAAGTGTTTTTTCTGCCCGTAATTGATTTTCATAAGTACCTGTAAAGCGATAGTTAATCCCTTTAGGAACGATAAGTTCTCCACTATCGATTTTTGATTGGATAAGGGCTTGTGCATTTTCCACCACATCTACTTCGGCAAAACCATCTATTTTATCAAATAGAACGTAGCCGACTAAAAATGTATCTTCACTTTTTATCACTTGTGGTCCTTGCTCATATCTAATAGTAACAAGCTCGCTTAATGGAACTGGGCTTCCTTTTTCAACAGGCACATAGATGTCTTTTAAATCATTAGGATTTGCCCTTAATTCCCTTGGGTAGCGCACTCGAATACCGTAACGTTCCCTGCCTTCAACAGTTTGCGTAAGAACCATTCCACCCACAGATATTTGTATAATTTGTTGAACTTCTTCTATGGTAACACCATAACGCGCCAATCGCTCTCTGTCAATATCCAATAATAGATATGGTTTACCTACAATACGGTCAGCAAAAACAGCTTCATCTTTTACTCCATCTGCTTCTTTTAGGATGTTTTCCAGTTTTACTCCAAAGGCTTCAATCTCTCTTAAATCTTGTCCTTTAACCTTAATACCCATTGGTGCTCGCATACCCGTTTGAAGCATTACCAAACGTGTTTCGATAGGTTGTAATTTAGGTGCTGAAGTAACTCCCGGTAGCTTTGTAACTCTAACAATTTCCTTCCAAATATCATCCGGGGACTCAATTTCAGGTCGCCAGTTTCTAAAGTATTCGCCATCATCATCTGGTATCAGTTGTGAACGATGAACTGAAAATGGATCTTTAATTTTGGAAAGATCATAATCTGCTCCTTCATTGATTTCACTATTTGGGTTAACAACTAAACTTCCGTCTTTCAGAATAAAAAGTCCGTCATCGTCTACTTTAAAACGTTGCCTTTTTCTATTCTCATTTAGAATGTATTCAGATTTATACTGAATGACATTTTCATACATTGATAATGGCGCTGGATCTAATGCAGATTCTGTACGACCAGATTTACCTACTACCGTTTCGATTTCAGGAATACTGGCCACAGCCATATCCAATTGTTGTAGTACTCGTTTGTTCTCTTCAACACCCGCGTGAGGCATCGAGGTAGGCATCAGCAGGAAAGAACCTTCATTAAGGGATGGCATAAACTCCTTACCTGTATTTTTCATAATCAATACCCCAAAAATTATAATGGCGGTGGGCAGGGAAAGAAACAACAGCTTATTCCGTAATGCCCAATTTAAAATACGCACATAATACTTTCTGAAAAGTGTGAATACACCTAGAAGACCAAAACAGATAAGACCTACGAAAATCAAATTTATAAGAATACTTCGGTCTACGCCAAGCGGTCTCCAATACTCTGCCAATAAGAATATAATGGCAAAAGCTGATACAAATATGTTGATAGTATTGGCGCGTTTTGAGGTAATCATTTCCTTTAACAAGAGGATACCCACTACACCAAACGCTACTAATATTAATCCTAGCGGATATCCAAAAATAAGGGATACAATACCTAAAATAATCATTGCTCCATTTAGCATATAACTAAAAGAAGTCTTTATGTTACGCTTTTTAAATAAATATGCTGCGAACGGTGGGATTAAAAATAAGGCCACAATTAGGGATGCTGTTAGAGCAGCCGTTTTGGTAAAAGCCAATGGTCGAAACAATTTCCCTTCAGCGCCTATCATCGTGAATACAGGAATAAAACTTATAATTGTGGTTAGTACCGCTGTCAATATTGCCCCAGAAACTTCGGCAGTTGCATTGTACACTACCGCGTTCATTGGCAGGTTTTCATCATTTTCATCAATATGCCGAAGCACATTTTCTGTAAGAATAACACCTACATCGACCATTGTTCCGATAGCAATGGCGATACCTGACAAGGCCACAATATTGGCGTCTACATTAAACAGCTTCATTGAAATAAAAACCATTAATACCGCAACAGGTAATAATCCCGAAATCAATAACGAAGCTCTTAAATTGAACACCATCATAATGATTACAAAAATGGTTATAAGAATCTCTAATGACAGCGCTTCGTCAAGTGTGTCTAATGTTTCTTGTATAAGTTCTGTTCTGTCATAAAAGGGAACAACGGTAAGTTGTGATGTTCTACCGTCACTTAATGTTTTAGAGGGCAAGCCTGAACTTAATTCACTTATTTTCTCTTTAACGTTATTGATGACCTCCATTGGGTTAGCGCCGTATCGCGCCACAACAACTCCTCCCACAACTTCGGCACCTTCTTTATCTAAAAGGCCTCTTCTTGTTGCTGGACCGTGGGAAACTTTTGCAATATCCTTTAAGCGTATTGAGGTAAAATTTTCTGATGTTACTACAGCGTTTTCCAGATCAGCGATGGATTTGACATATCCCAAACCACGTATCAGATATTCCGCTTGATTGATTTCCAAAGTCTGTGCGCCAACATCCTTATTACTTTGTTTAACTGCTTTTACAACTTCATTTAAACCGATTTTATACTGCTTCATCAACTCGGGGTTGACATCTACTTGGTATTCCAAAACATAACCACCAATTGAGGCGACTTCAGAAACACCACTTGCTGAAGACAGTGCATATTTTACATAGAAATCTTGAATACTTCGCAGTTCCTGCAAATCCCAACCACCAGTTACATTTCCGTTTTCATCACGACCTTCTAGAGTATACCAATATATTTGTCCCAATCCTGTAGCGTCTGGTCCTAATGCCGGATTTACACCATCTGGTAAAAGTCCTGCTGGTAGCGAATTTAA is part of the Psychroserpens ponticola genome and encodes:
- a CDS encoding efflux RND transporter permease subunit; protein product: MLNKSIKFLIENKLVAVLLLTLFVAWGVVNAPFEWNTGSFPRNPVAVDAIPDIGENQQIVFTKWDGRSPQDIEDQITYPLTTSLLGIPGVKTIRSSSMFGFSSIYIIFEEDIEFYWSRSRILEKLNSLPAGLLPDGVNPALGPDATGLGQIYWYTLEGRDENGNVTGGWDLQELRSIQDFYVKYALSSASGVSEVASIGGYVLEYQVDVNPELMKQYKIGLNEVVKAVKQSNKDVGAQTLEINQAEYLIRGLGYVKSIADLENAVVTSENFTSIRLKDIAKVSHGPATRRGLLDKEGAEVVGGVVVARYGANPMEVINNVKEKISELSSGLPSKTLSDGRTSQLTVVPFYDRTELIQETLDTLDEALSLEILITIFVIIMMVFNLRASLLISGLLPVAVLMVFISMKLFNVDANIVALSGIAIAIGTMVDVGVILTENVLRHIDENDENLPMNAVVYNATAEVSGAILTAVLTTIISFIPVFTMIGAEGKLFRPLAFTKTAALTASLIVALFLIPPFAAYLFKKRNIKTSFSYMLNGAMIILGIVSLIFGYPLGLILVAFGVVGILLLKEMITSKRANTINIFVSAFAIIFLLAEYWRPLGVDRSILINLIFVGLICFGLLGVFTLFRKYYVRILNWALRNKLLFLSLPTAIIIFGVLIMKNTGKEFMPSLNEGSFLLMPTSMPHAGVEENKRVLQQLDMAVASIPEIETVVGKSGRTESALDPAPLSMYENVIQYKSEYILNENRKRQRFKVDDDGLFILKDGSLVVNPNSEINEGADYDLSKIKDPFSVHRSQLIPDDDGEYFRNWRPEIESPDDIWKEIVRVTKLPGVTSAPKLQPIETRLVMLQTGMRAPMGIKVKGQDLREIEAFGVKLENILKEADGVKDEAVFADRIVGKPYLLLDIDRERLARYGVTIEEVQQIIQISVGGMVLTQTVEGRERYGIRVRYPRELRANPNDLKDIYVPVEKGSPVPLSELVTIRYEQGPQVIKSEDTFLVGYVLFDKIDGFAEVDVVENAQALIQSKIDSGELIVPKGINYRFTGTYENQLRAEKTLGVVVPLALAIIFLILYFQFRSVGTSLMVFTGIAVAFAGGFLMIWFYGQDWFLNFNFFGENLRDLFQMHTINLSVAVWVGFIALFGIATDDGVVMATYLTQTFDRNTPETKQEIRASVVEAGEKRIRPCLMTTATTILALLPVLTSTGRGSDIMIPMAIPSFGGMLIALVTLFVVPVLFSWKQEFQLKRATK